The following DNA comes from Huiozyma naganishii CBS 8797 chromosome 8, complete genome.
AGCTTCCCCGTCCTTAAGGGAAAAATTGCCGTTGGCAACCCAGGAACCAGCTCAACTAAGAATCATCCTGGTACAAAGTTGGATGACTCCAGGAGTagaaaacttttgaagtttaAATACCACTCTTTCGAAGAAACGATGGTTGATATGGCATCTCAGATTTTGAAGCATGATGAATTGATTCAAAAAAGCAAAGTTAGTGTACCTTGATATTCCAAAGGAATATATACCTTATAGCTAAAAATTCATATCCTCTCCGACTATATATCCATAAACTTGAAAGAGCTAAAACAGGTTGAGTGTGATTAGAGTGCGTACGGACGGTCTGATATTGcgtatttacgccgtatacgtaaagtatgtagttatatcagttgtgcttcCTTGTCTAAGACTGATAGATatcgggtttataatagttcaagtactgtattagatagggtagcgggtcatgagtccattcccaaagggagttcccaatttatcctcacacTTTCCCCCCGCCAAGATTCTGTCTAGTCCTCATAAGACGCATGCTTTGCTGTTGACACGAGACAGAATCTTCATCACTAGCACCACGCATCGGAAAAGCTGAAGCTTCCCAGATTTAGCGCGCTACCGGCTTCAAACTCTGTCAAAGATGTACATCAGGTTGAGGATATGGCGGTCCTCGGCGAACGATCGTTGTGTCTCCAAAAACTGGACCCTGGTCTTTTAGTAAACAAAATCCATCCTAACGAGTGACCGATCTCGCTAGTCTGTTCAACTTACTGGTTATTCGTTCTTGCATGTTGtatgaaaaaaacaaacaaaagaaatggaTCACTGGGAAAAATCTGCGACGCAGAAAGCAAAAAACCTAAACCTAAAAAACATACTGTGTGCTTGAACTAGACAGCAGTACCGCATTACCATTGCTCGTTAGTTGACGTTGCTCCTAATGGTAACTTTTATAAAAACGGAAAAGTTCGGATGCTAGTGTTCAGCGTTTCCTCCCTATTCTTTTCCGCTTTATCGGGGGCCTGCCTCCACGCCAACGGACTTGTGCTCTCGCTATAGTGTCGTCCTGCAATCGTTTCCGATTCGTTCGATGCTTtttcaagtactcgatGTAGTGGGCGGGTAGATGGCTTTCGACCAGCTCGAGAGGCATTTGAATGGTATCCCACGCTTCTGCATCCCTCCAGACAGTCTCAACCATGGTTCCCTCTGGGCGCATACtcagttttccaaaaccaACGATCTGGTTGAGGTTGGCCAATTGAGCTTCGCGAGTCAAAGGTGGGATGCGTCCGTAATCATTTTCCCGTTCCGAGAAAGGCTTCAGATCCCGCGCATTGAACACACAGTGACGAAGCGTGTCCGTCCCAGTCTCCACTCGGTAAGAGTTCGGATTGATGACTTCCACGATCGCATATGGTCCATACCACAAGAAATGGAATTTCTGTCCCCGTTTTGGTTTCATGTAGACGTCCTTTTTGATTAACACCTTTTgaccaactttgaagttacTAGGCCGCAGCGCTTGGTTTTTCTTGAGCGAGACTCTGTCTTGCTCTTGTGACACCCTACGGCGAACGTCCTCAAGGATTCCTTGGGCAGCTCGTAGGTAGTTCTCGATCTTATCCACCTCGTGGCTCTTGCTAAACGTCGTGCCGAACGTGTTGCATGCCAAAGGTTTTAATGGGTTGAGAAGTCCCATAAATCGTGGGTGGAAAGCATTGGCGGCCAAAACGGCGTCGCCCTGATGGTCGATTGGAAAGCGTTGTTATAAGAAATTCTG
Coding sequences within:
- the KNAG0H03860 gene encoding uncharacterized protein, with translation MGLLNPLKPLACNTFGTTFSKSHEVDKIENYLRAAQGILEDVRRRVSQEQDRVSLKKNQALRPSNFKVGQKVLIKKDVYMKPKRGQKFHFLWYGPYAIVEVINPNSYRVETGTDTLRHCVFNARDLKPFSERENDYGRIPPLTREAQLANLNQIVGFGKLSMRPEGTMVETVWRDAEAWDTIQMPLELVESHLPAHYIEYLKKHRTNRKRLQDDTIARAQVRWRGGRPPIKRKRIGRKR